The genome window AGAGGATTTGTTAAGGAACATTTCCTTTGAAATCTGCAAAGGCGAGATTGTAGGGATTTTTGGTTTGATGGGTGCGGGGAGGACAGAGTTGTTGGAAACATTTTTTGGTCTGCACGCCGGCGGCATCAGTGGCCATATCCTGATGGAAGGGACGGAACTGAAATGCGCGTCGCCCTCGGAAGCCATCGCGGCCGGACTCGCCCTGGTACCAGAGGATCGAAAAAAGGACGGGTTAGTGCTTGGTCTGGACGTAAAAACGAACATCAGCCTCACCACGCTTGCAGACCTTGAAAAACTGGGCACATTAAGCGACGCGAAAGAAGCTGCGCTGGCGGATAAATACATCAGCGAGCTCAAAATCAAAACATCTTCCCAAAAACAAAAAGCAAGTAACCTGAGCGGCGGTAACCAGCAAAAGATTGTCCTTGCCAAATGGCTGGCCACAAAACCCAAGCTGCTCCTGCTCGATGAACCGACCCGCGGGATCGATATCAATGCCAAAAATGAAATTTACAAGCTGATCATCAAACTCGCCGAAGAAGGACTCGGTATCGTAGTCGTTTCCTCTGAACTGCCCGAAATCCTGGCTGTTTCCGACCGCGTGCTCGTGATGGCGGAAGGTGCGTTAACAGCTGGTTTCTCCATTGCGGAAGCCACCGAAGATTCCATTTTGCGGGCCGCAATCCCGCAATCCAATTTTGAAAAACAAGCATGAACATAGCATTAGACCGATCCAAATTACTGCGTTTCCAGTCCCTTATCGCACTCTTTCTGCTTTGTCTGGGCCTGAGTATTTTGTCGGACAAATTCCTCAGCGTATCCAACCTCTGGAACGTAATGCGGCAGATCTCGGTGAATATTTGTATCTCAACGGGCATGACGCTGATTGTGCTGACGGCCGGAATTGATTTGTCAGTAGGCTCTGTATTAGCGCTTTGTGGGGCCATCACGGCCGGTTTGCTGAAAAACGGCATCGAATTGCCCGATAGCAATCTGTACATTGGCTTCACGATTCTGGGTGCCATCCTTGCCGGGATGCTTACCGGCTCGGCCTTGGGCGCATTCAGCGGATGGACGATCACCAAATTCAATGTGCCGCCGTTCGTTGCAACATTGGCCATGCTCACCGTAGCGCGCGGACTTACTATGCTCTGGACACAAGGGTTTCCGATCAGCGGGCTGGGGGACACATTTTTGTATTTCGGAACTGGCTGGTTATTAGGCATTCCTGTGCCGGTCTGGATATCGGCGATCATTGTGGCTATCGCGGTTTTTGTCACGAATAAAACCCGGCTCGGACGTTACATTTATGCCATTGGCGGCAATGAAAGCGCTTCGCGACTGTCTGGTATACAGGTTAACAAGGTCAAAATTATCGTTTACACCATTGCAGGGGCGCTGGCTGCTGTCGGGGGCATCATGGTAACTTCTCGTCTTGATTCTGCACAGCCTAATGCGGGTATCAGCTATGAGCTGGACTCCATTGCTGCGGTGGTGATTGGCGGCACTTCGCTGTCGGGTGGCCGGGGCAGCATTCTGGGGACGGTTCAGGGTGCCATCATCATTGGTGTGCTTAATAATGGCCTTGTACTGCTGAATGTGTCGCCTTTCTGGCAACAAGTTGTAAAAGGCCTGGTGATCCTGATCGCTGTCATTATTGATAAGTCAGGCTCTAAAAATGATTGAATTCTAAATCCTGCCGCAGAAGTTCTCAACATTAGTCCATCTACTAATTTATCAGATTATGAGTCCGAAAACTGCCCAGGAACTGGCGTTGCCCGTAGGCGTAACGCTCGACAGGTTTATCATGTTAAGTCAAACTGCTTTTCCGTACGCAACGGGTGAGCTGTCCCAATTGCTCCGGGATATTGCGCTGGCCGGAAAGATCATTAACCGTGAAATCAACCGCGCAGGCCTCGTGGACATTGCCGGCGGAAACGGAACGGACAATGTACAGGGCGAAAATCAGCAAAAACTCGACATTATCGCCAATATCCGTTTCATCAGGGCATTGAAAAATGGGGGAGAAGTGTGCGCGATTCTTTCGGAAGAGGACGAGGATATCATTCACACGGGTAACGATCATGGCAAATACGTGGTTGCCATGGACCCGCTGGACGGCTCTTCCAACATTGATGTCAATGTTTCAATAGGCACCATTTTCTCGATTTACAGACGCATTTCACCCATTGATGGGCCAGCCACGCGGGAGGACTTTTTGCAAGGCGGCCGGAAGCAGGTCGCAGCCGGATACATTTTATATGGTTCGTCCACCATGCTCGTTTATTCCACCGGCGACGGCGTGAACGGCTTCACTTATGACCATTCATTGGGAGAATTTATTTTATCTCACAAAAACATCCGCTCCCCGGAGAATGGCACCATTTACTCCGTGAATGATGGTTATATCAACGATTACCCGGCTTTCGTACAGGATTATCTGACCAAATGCAAGGCACAATCCTGCACAGCCAGATACATCGGCTCACTGGTAGCGGATTTCCATCGCAACCTGCTCCGGGGCGGCGTTTACCTGTATCCATCCACCAAAAAAACGCCTGAGGGCAAGCTCAGGCTGTTATATGAATGTTATCCGCTCGCGTTTATCGCCGAAAAGTCCGGAGGAAAAGCTATCGATGGTTTCGGCCCGATACTCGACATCGTGCCTACGTCATTTCACCAGCGTTCACCTATTTACCTGGGATCATCGAGCATGGTAGACGAAGTCATGAAATTCTAAAAAGCTTGATCATGAGCTATCAGACTAGCGAAGCGATCAGCGCTTCGCTAGTTTTAAGCTCGATCCTGCCTTTCGTCGGGATCATATTGCCCCATATAAAATTATAGTGTGTAATGATCTGCTCCGCAGACAAATGCGGCTTTTCGCCCGTCGTATGGGCATCTTCAACGACGGTAATATCATAATCTTTCGACAAGGCCACCTGCACCGTCGATTCTACACAAAAATCGGTTGCACTGCCGGTAATGACCAGTTCGCCGACATTCAGCTCGTTCAGTTTCGTTTCCAGTTCGGTGTTGTAAAAGGCATCGTGCGCTTCTTTTGCCAAGATCAGATCCTGTTTTTCTACGTTCAGATCGGCTAGTAATTGCCAATCGTGTGTGTTGGGAATGTACTCGTCCAGCTTGGTGCCGTCGTGCTGAATAAAAATCACCGGCAGGCCTTTTTTACGAAATGCGGCGGCAAGTGCATTGATACGCGCCACAACGCCTTCGGGATCGTAACGTCTGGAATCAGCGGTAAATGAACCATTCTGCATGTCAATGATTAACAGGCCTTTCCGCGGTTCCGAAGTTTCTGTTTTTCTATCCACAAAATTTTTAGTTAGTTATATTTTAAATGTATATTTCTACAAAAATCACAAATTAGTTTTACGCCTTCGGGATAATGAAGTTAAACTTTTACTATTGTATCTATATTTTAATAATGCAATTTAT of Dyadobacter chenhuakuii contains these proteins:
- a CDS encoding ABC transporter permease — protein: MNIALDRSKLLRFQSLIALFLLCLGLSILSDKFLSVSNLWNVMRQISVNICISTGMTLIVLTAGIDLSVGSVLALCGAITAGLLKNGIELPDSNLYIGFTILGAILAGMLTGSALGAFSGWTITKFNVPPFVATLAMLTVARGLTMLWTQGFPISGLGDTFLYFGTGWLLGIPVPVWISAIIVAIAVFVTNKTRLGRYIYAIGGNESASRLSGIQVNKVKIIVYTIAGALAAVGGIMVTSRLDSAQPNAGISYELDSIAAVVIGGTSLSGGRGSILGTVQGAIIIGVLNNGLVLLNVSPFWQQVVKGLVILIAVIIDKSGSKND
- the fbp gene encoding class 1 fructose-bisphosphatase, translated to MSPKTAQELALPVGVTLDRFIMLSQTAFPYATGELSQLLRDIALAGKIINREINRAGLVDIAGGNGTDNVQGENQQKLDIIANIRFIRALKNGGEVCAILSEEDEDIIHTGNDHGKYVVAMDPLDGSSNIDVNVSIGTIFSIYRRISPIDGPATREDFLQGGRKQVAAGYILYGSSTMLVYSTGDGVNGFTYDHSLGEFILSHKNIRSPENGTIYSVNDGYINDYPAFVQDYLTKCKAQSCTARYIGSLVADFHRNLLRGGVYLYPSTKKTPEGKLRLLYECYPLAFIAEKSGGKAIDGFGPILDIVPTSFHQRSPIYLGSSSMVDEVMKF
- a CDS encoding cysteine hydrolase family protein, whose protein sequence is MDRKTETSEPRKGLLIIDMQNGSFTADSRRYDPEGVVARINALAAAFRKKGLPVIFIQHDGTKLDEYIPNTHDWQLLADLNVEKQDLILAKEAHDAFYNTELETKLNELNVGELVITGSATDFCVESTVQVALSKDYDITVVEDAHTTGEKPHLSAEQIITHYNFIWGNMIPTKGRIELKTSEALIASLV